One genomic segment of Sphaerodactylus townsendi isolate TG3544 linkage group LG07, MPM_Stown_v2.3, whole genome shotgun sequence includes these proteins:
- the LOC125436355 gene encoding calsequestrin-2-like, with protein sequence MSLLFWSNTFDCPQVAKKLGLKVNEVDFYEPFMDDPVRVPEKPYTEEELVEFVNEHKRSTLRKLRPEDMFETWEDDMDGIHIVAFAEEDDPDGYEFLETVKQVAKDNTNNPDLSIVWIDPDDFPLLVTYWEKIFKLDLYKPQIGVVNVTDADSIWMDIRDDDDLPTPEELEDWIEDVLAGKINTEDDDVDDDDDDDDDDDDDDDDD encoded by the exons ATGTCCCTCCTTTTCTGGTCTAACACCTTTGATTGCCCACAGGTTGCAAAGAAACTGGGCCTGAAGGTGAACGAGGTGGATTTCTATGAGCCATTCATGGATGACCCTGTCCGTGTCCCTGAAAAGCCTTATACCGAAGAGGAACTTGTGGAGTTTGTGAATGAGCATAAAAG ATCCACACTACGCAAGTTGCGCCCGGAAGACATGTTTGAGACCTGG GAGGATGACATGGATGGAATTCACATTGTGGCGTTTGCTGAAGAAGATGACCCAG ATGGCTACGAATTCCTGGAGACTGTGAAGCAGGTGGCCAAAGACAATACCAACAATCCCGACTTGAGCATTGTCTGGATCGACCCGGATGATTTTCCACTG CTGGTCACATATTGGGAAAAGATCTTCAAGCTGGATCTATACAAGCCACAGATCGGTGTGGTCAACGTCACCGAT GCTGACAGTATTTGGATGGACATCAGAGATGACGACGACCTTCCCACACCCGAGGAGCTGGAGGACTGGATTGAAGATGTCCTTGCTGGGAAGATAAATACTGAAGATGACGATgttgatgatgacgatgatgacgacgatgacgatgacgacgatgatgacgatgactAG